The Haloplanus sp. GDY1 genomic sequence GTTCGCCCAGCGGCGAGTCACAACTAAACACAGATCCCCGCAATTCGTCCGCTCTCGCGGAAAAATTCGTTCTACACCGAACTATCGTTCGGCAGGCCGGCATGAGATCGTCATTGTAGCGCTTTCAAGCTCAAATCCCGGCCAGTTTTCAGCTACTCCCATGCACATTCGAAACCACTGCCCGGAGATTGTATATAGCGATATGAAGTTTATGTGTCGGCTAGGCGGTGCCGAGCGGTTTATACTCGGCTCGGTCGAACGACGGGGTATGTGCGGGCGGTACACCCTGTTCACGCCGGCGGAAGAACTGGCGGGTCGCTTCGGAACCGCCGTTCCGGACCTCGAACCACGGTACAACTGCGCGCCGGGGCAGGACCTCCCGGTCGTGACGGGGGAGGACCCGACGCGAATGCGGCGCCAGCGGTGGGGGTTGATCCCGTCGTGGGCCGACGAGGCGTCGACGGACCTCATCAACGCCCGCGCGGAGACGCTGACCGAGAAGCCGAGTTTCGCGGACGCCTTCGAGCGACGGCGGTGTCTCGTCCCGGCCGACGGGTTCTACGAGTGGGTGGATCGCTCGTCGGGGAAGCGACCGTACAGGGTCGCCTTCGAGGACGACCGCCCGTTCGCGATGGCGGGGATCCGGTCGCGCTGGGAGCCGCCATCCCGGCAGACCGGCCTCGGGGAGTTCGGAGACGGCGAGGTGGCCGGCGACCCCGAGCCGGTGGAGTCGTTCGCCGTCGTGACGACGGAACCCAACGACGTCGTTTCCGACCTCCACCACCGCATGGCGGTGATCCTCGATCCGGACGCGGAGTCGACGTGGCTTCACGGCTCCGTCGAGGAGGCCGCCGACCTGCTGGAGCCCCACCCCGCCGAGGAGATGACGGCCTACCCGGTCTCGACGCGCGTGAACGATCCGCAAACCGACACGGCCGAGCTGATCGAGCGCGCGGCGGAGTGAGTGTCGTGGTACCACCAAACACCCGTTCAAATTTTGATTTGTGATTCCAGTCCCATCTGTTGCCGAAAGATATGCCTATTTGCACAAATAACCGAAAGTTCGGGGTGGTATTGTGACCCCACGAATACAAATAAGGACAGTTATCTTCGTCAGTGGGACTACTTTGATTAGGGCGGCGAACCCAGGGGGTGTATGGGAGACGACGCCGTTCCGGTGAAGACGTACGTCCCGCCCTACCAGAAGGAACGCTGGGAGGAACACGCCGACAGACTCGGGATGAGTCAAAGCGAGTTCGTCCGGACGATGGTGCAGGCCGGCAGACGTGACTTCGAGGTTCCCGAGCCGCCGTCTCACGACGACGGCGGTGGAGCGGGGAGTTCGGGGCTCGAACCCCGGGTGAGAGAGGCACTCGACGCGGAGGACGGCCGTTCGTGGGACGACCTGCTCGAACGGGTGACCGAGGACGTCGAGGACCGCCTGGAGGAGACCCTCCAAGAGCTACAGGAGGAGAACGTCGTCCAGTACAGCGGGCGGGCCGGCGGCTACCGACTCGTGGAGGACTCGTGAGCGACGACG encodes the following:
- a CDS encoding SOS response-associated peptidase, translating into MCGRYTLFTPAEELAGRFGTAVPDLEPRYNCAPGQDLPVVTGEDPTRMRRQRWGLIPSWADEASTDLINARAETLTEKPSFADAFERRRCLVPADGFYEWVDRSSGKRPYRVAFEDDRPFAMAGIRSRWEPPSRQTGLGEFGDGEVAGDPEPVESFAVVTTEPNDVVSDLHHRMAVILDPDAESTWLHGSVEEAADLLEPHPAEEMTAYPVSTRVNDPQTDTAELIERAAE
- a CDS encoding DUF5805 domain-containing protein, with translation MGDDAVPVKTYVPPYQKERWEEHADRLGMSQSEFVRTMVQAGRRDFEVPEPPSHDDGGGAGSSGLEPRVREALDAEDGRSWDDLLERVTEDVEDRLEETLQELQEENVVQYSGRAGGYRLVEDS